One genomic region from Anaeromusa acidaminophila DSM 3853 encodes:
- a CDS encoding NAD(P)-dependent oxidoreductase: protein MGQGTKPTVGFIGIGVMGKSMAGHLLAAGYPLVVYNRTKAKAEALLEQGASWAECPGAVAKACDVVITMVGYPKDVEETYFGENGLIAKGRQGALFIDMTTSSPALARRIAVAAKNAGMAALDAPVSGGDVGAREARLAIMVGGEQADFERAKPIFDLLGTNVVHQGEAGAGQHTKMCNQIVIAGNMVGVCEALAYAKTAGLEPEKVLGVIGSGAAGSWSLSNLGPRMLSGDFAPGFYVKHFIKDMTIALEEAAAMGLDTPGLALTKSLYERLAALGEADSGTQALYKLYVREDVPC, encoded by the coding sequence ATGGGACAGGGAACAAAACCTACAGTGGGCTTTATCGGTATTGGCGTGATGGGAAAAAGTATGGCCGGACATTTGCTGGCCGCTGGCTATCCCTTAGTTGTCTATAACCGGACGAAAGCAAAAGCGGAAGCGCTATTGGAGCAGGGAGCCTCTTGGGCTGAATGCCCGGGAGCCGTAGCGAAAGCGTGTGACGTGGTTATTACCATGGTTGGCTATCCTAAGGATGTGGAAGAAACCTATTTTGGGGAAAATGGTTTAATTGCTAAAGGACGCCAGGGAGCGCTTTTTATTGATATGACTACTTCTAGTCCGGCTTTGGCGCGACGTATTGCTGTTGCGGCCAAGAACGCCGGCATGGCGGCCCTGGATGCGCCGGTATCGGGAGGCGACGTTGGCGCTCGCGAAGCGCGGCTGGCGATTATGGTCGGCGGTGAGCAGGCGGACTTTGAACGGGCTAAGCCTATTTTTGACTTGTTGGGTACGAATGTGGTTCATCAAGGAGAGGCAGGCGCGGGGCAGCATACGAAGATGTGCAACCAAATCGTTATTGCCGGCAATATGGTTGGCGTTTGCGAAGCGCTGGCTTATGCTAAAACCGCCGGCTTGGAGCCGGAAAAGGTTTTGGGCGTTATTGGCAGCGGCGCTGCCGGGAGCTGGTCGCTGAGCAATTTGGGACCGCGCATGTTGAGCGGCGATTTTGCCCCTGGATTTTATGTGAAGCATTTTATTAAAGATATGACGATTGCCTTGGAAGAAGCGGCGGCAATGGGCCTAGACACGCCAGGCTTAGCTCTAACGAAGTCCCTTTATGAGCGCTTGGCGGCGCTGGGCGAGGCCGATAGCGGCACGCAGGCTTTATACAAACTATATGTAAGGGAGGATGTGCCATGTTAA
- a CDS encoding nitroreductase family protein: MLKELVAKSRSYRRFDEAVKISRQTLVELVDLARLSPSGANMQPLKFYVSADAEKNESIFPTLGWAGYLKEWAGPEAGERPTGYILVLKDKSIAHVAGIDHGIAAQSIMLGAVEKGLGGCYIGNIDRPRLFQVTGLSPDDYEILLVLALGKPVEQVVVDDINENGDVKYWRDASGVHHVPKRTLQDLVVG, from the coding sequence ATGTTAAAGGAATTAGTAGCAAAATCACGTAGTTACCGGCGCTTTGACGAAGCGGTAAAAATCAGCCGCCAGACGCTGGTGGAGCTGGTTGATTTGGCTCGCCTTTCTCCGTCCGGCGCCAATATGCAGCCGCTGAAGTTTTACGTTTCGGCGGATGCGGAAAAAAATGAGAGCATTTTTCCTACCCTTGGCTGGGCAGGGTATTTGAAAGAGTGGGCCGGTCCGGAAGCAGGGGAACGTCCTACCGGCTATATTTTGGTTCTTAAGGACAAGAGCATTGCTCATGTGGCTGGCATTGATCACGGCATTGCCGCGCAAAGCATTATGCTGGGGGCTGTGGAAAAAGGTTTGGGCGGTTGTTATATCGGTAATATTGATCGGCCGCGGCTGTTCCAAGTTACCGGCTTGTCGCCGGATGACTATGAAATTCTGCTGGTGCTGGCTTTAGGCAAGCCTGTAGAACAGGTTGTCGTGGATGACATTAATGAAAACGGCGATGTGAAATACTGGCGTGACGCTTCCGGCGTGCATCATGTGCCGAAACGGACGCTGCAAGATCTGGTGGTTGGCTGA
- a CDS encoding D-alanyl-D-alanine carboxypeptidase family protein, whose product MCLTGGGAAIAAPPPPAVIAEAAVVVDGSSGKTLFAKNADKVMYPASTTKIMTCLVALERGNLDSVVTVGWRAASTDESSLGLRAGDKLTLRELLMGMMVVSGNDAAEAVAEHVGGGSRSRFIQWMNEKADSLGMSQTHFSNPHGLPDPVNHFTTAADLAKLTLAAQQEPEFRRIVATNERNVTFLNRRPVFVRNTNRLLRTFPGADGVKTGYTDAAGECLVASATRQGKSVVAVILNSDLRWEEAKYLLEYGFASL is encoded by the coding sequence ATGTGCCTAACGGGAGGCGGAGCGGCGATAGCTGCACCGCCTCCTCCTGCCGTTATAGCCGAAGCGGCGGTGGTGGTAGATGGAAGCAGCGGGAAAACCTTGTTTGCCAAGAACGCCGATAAGGTAATGTATCCGGCGAGTACGACAAAAATTATGACTTGCTTGGTGGCCTTGGAGCGAGGAAATTTGGACAGCGTGGTGACAGTTGGCTGGCGGGCCGCTAGCACGGATGAGTCTTCGCTGGGCTTGCGTGCGGGCGATAAGCTGACCTTGCGTGAATTGCTTATGGGGATGATGGTTGTTTCCGGTAACGATGCTGCAGAGGCTGTGGCGGAACATGTCGGCGGCGGTTCAAGGTCTCGCTTTATTCAATGGATGAATGAAAAGGCGGACTCCCTAGGAATGTCTCAAACGCATTTCAGTAATCCCCATGGGCTGCCGGATCCTGTAAATCATTTTACAACGGCGGCGGATTTAGCTAAGTTAACCTTGGCGGCGCAACAAGAACCGGAATTTCGGCGTATTGTGGCGACGAATGAACGGAATGTTACTTTTTTGAACCGGCGACCGGTATTTGTGCGTAATACTAATCGCCTTCTGCGAACCTTTCCAGGGGCTGATGGCGTGAAAACGGGCTATACTGACGCTGCCGGCGAATGCCTTGTGGCTTCCGCTACTCGTCAGGGAAAGTCGGTGGTAGCAGTGATTCTTAACAGTGATTTGCGATGGGAAGAGGCTAAGTATTTGCTGGAATACGGCTTTGCGTCGCTTTAA
- a CDS encoding ABC transporter ATP-binding protein: MNNLLEVKNLEVTIGEKALLQDISFVVTSGDSVAVAGPSGCGKSTLLRTLCLLTPPSGGEVFFAGKEFRSYAPADLRRRIGYVPQKAVLFGKTVEEDLAYPFQIAKQKPDEGRMKKLLAAVGLTAAFFNAKTETLSGGEAQRVALVRSLLAQPQVLLLDESTSALDVTATAQVEELLQQLRREEGLTLLWVSHQEAQVRRVASQVLGLRSGTAVFWDRVEKWPAGGVV, from the coding sequence ATGAATAACCTATTGGAAGTAAAAAACTTAGAGGTAACGATCGGCGAAAAAGCGTTGTTGCAGGATATTTCTTTTGTCGTAACCTCCGGGGATAGTGTGGCGGTGGCCGGACCCTCCGGCTGCGGCAAATCTACGCTTTTGCGTACTTTATGCCTTTTGACGCCTCCTAGCGGCGGTGAAGTGTTTTTTGCAGGTAAGGAATTTCGCAGCTACGCGCCTGCGGATTTGCGGCGGCGTATTGGCTATGTGCCGCAAAAAGCAGTGCTTTTTGGTAAAACCGTAGAAGAAGATTTGGCCTATCCCTTTCAAATTGCCAAGCAAAAACCGGATGAAGGGCGGATGAAAAAATTGTTGGCGGCCGTAGGGCTGACTGCAGCTTTTTTTAACGCTAAAACCGAGACGTTGTCCGGCGGTGAGGCGCAACGCGTGGCGCTGGTGCGTTCGCTCTTGGCGCAGCCGCAAGTGCTGCTGTTGGATGAAAGCACCTCCGCGTTGGATGTGACGGCGACGGCGCAGGTAGAAGAGCTGCTGCAGCAGTTGCGCCGCGAGGAAGGGTTAACTCTTTTATGGGTGTCTCATCAAGAAGCGCAGGTGCGGCGTGTGGCGTCTCAGGTGCTGGGGCTGCGCAGCGGAACGGCGGTATTTTGGGATCGCGTAGAGAAGTGGCCTGCGGGAGGTGTGGTATGA
- a CDS encoding ABC transporter permease — MSNEALILSYGLILLAMALSHREKLGLGKEMLIGSLRAVVQLLVIGMVLSFLFDADHPALTTLLLCVMLYTASGVSAQRGKEVPGARRIACISIAISMAVTLGTLVLCGAITYRPSEVVPVGGMVAGQSMVAVGLLLRTLAGSFASRRAEVEARLALGAAPKEAAAVIIRDSLHTASAPMVDAMKTVGLVQLPGMMTGLILAGVAPTEAIKYQIMVTFMLTGAVVTASYAAAYQAYQGFFGLYGSVRQETGK; from the coding sequence ATGAGCAATGAAGCGCTGATTTTATCATACGGCCTGATTTTGTTGGCCATGGCGTTGTCGCATCGGGAAAAGCTGGGCTTGGGCAAAGAAATGTTGATTGGCAGTCTGCGGGCGGTGGTGCAGCTGCTGGTAATCGGCATGGTCCTGTCCTTTTTGTTTGATGCTGACCATCCTGCGCTGACGACACTGCTCTTGTGCGTTATGCTTTATACGGCTTCCGGCGTATCGGCCCAACGCGGCAAGGAAGTTCCGGGAGCTAGGCGAATTGCCTGCATTTCCATTGCGATATCCATGGCGGTAACATTAGGAACGTTGGTGCTTTGCGGCGCTATTACCTACCGGCCTAGTGAAGTGGTGCCGGTAGGAGGTATGGTAGCAGGACAGTCCATGGTGGCTGTGGGGTTGTTGTTGCGAACCTTGGCCGGATCTTTTGCCTCGCGCCGGGCGGAAGTGGAAGCTAGGCTGGCTTTGGGGGCGGCGCCCAAGGAAGCGGCGGCCGTCATTATTCGGGACAGTTTGCATACCGCTAGCGCTCCCATGGTGGATGCTATGAAAACAGTAGGCTTAGTACAGCTTCCGGGTATGATGACAGGCCTAATTCTAGCGGGAGTAGCGCCAACAGAAGCGATAAAATATCAGATTATGGTGACCTTTATGCTCACCGGCGCCGTTGTGACGGCTTCCTATGCGGCTGCGTATCAAGCGTATCAAGGATTTTTTGGCTTGTATGGATCGGTGCGGCAAGAAACCGGCAAATAG
- a CDS encoding DUF4127 family protein, giving the protein MEKRTYIRWLCTVMTAVCLLAGLPTAAWAKTILFVPQDNRPVSFREAVETAQAAGFEVLTPPEDLLASRGREGNPEAVWDWVMANGKSVDAMVLSADTLVYGGLVDSRIHQLGSDLLWVRQARFDKLKKLNPTARQYVFATIMRTPRMTAGGVEPSYYEKYGPNIFELTVLQDKETVLGLTSEEKRQLKKLKETIPQDALEDWFSRRDKNFQVNRNFVDKTIKGDIQYLLLGRDDTAPFSQTHKEARLLVNQAAKLPASRFASFPGADQLGMLLLTRAINDLEHRVPVVSVQYALGTGPKSLPTYEDQPIGKSIVDQIVSAGGIVLPQPQKPDLVLAVHTSPDGHTDEAEWVSNITYASAGTKQFVANVAKDLAKGQAVAIGNISFVNGSDNSLMQELSEQKLLGKLTAYSGWNTPSNTLGFAISQGMLAPQMTTASRQKLLAERYLDDWAYQANIRSQLNREIVYAKGGSLVQLDALEGELTVAAQKKLREFAKQHLDFLKPEQVQVSFPWNRMFEIDVRITPPQK; this is encoded by the coding sequence ATGGAAAAGAGAACGTACATACGCTGGCTATGCACGGTCATGACGGCGGTTTGCCTTTTGGCGGGCTTGCCGACAGCGGCTTGGGCGAAAACCATTTTGTTTGTGCCGCAGGACAATCGGCCGGTGAGTTTTAGAGAGGCTGTAGAAACAGCGCAGGCTGCTGGGTTTGAGGTGCTGACGCCGCCGGAAGATTTGCTGGCCAGCCGGGGACGCGAAGGAAATCCCGAAGCGGTTTGGGACTGGGTGATGGCTAACGGCAAAAGCGTAGATGCTATGGTTTTGTCGGCTGATACTTTGGTTTACGGCGGTTTGGTGGATTCACGCATTCATCAGCTTGGTTCGGATCTGCTCTGGGTGAGACAGGCTCGCTTTGATAAGCTGAAAAAACTCAACCCGACGGCGAGACAATATGTATTTGCGACAATTATGAGGACGCCGCGCATGACTGCTGGCGGCGTAGAACCCTCGTATTATGAAAAATATGGTCCCAATATTTTTGAGCTGACGGTTCTACAGGACAAGGAAACGGTCCTGGGACTGACGAGCGAAGAGAAGCGTCAGTTGAAAAAGTTGAAAGAAACCATTCCTCAGGATGCCTTGGAAGATTGGTTTTCGCGACGAGACAAAAACTTCCAGGTCAACCGAAACTTTGTGGATAAAACCATCAAAGGGGATATTCAATATTTGCTATTAGGGCGGGATGATACTGCGCCTTTTTCTCAAACGCACAAGGAAGCCAGATTGCTGGTGAACCAGGCGGCGAAGCTGCCGGCCAGCCGTTTTGCTTCGTTCCCTGGCGCGGATCAACTGGGTATGCTGCTGTTGACCCGGGCGATTAACGACTTGGAGCATCGCGTGCCGGTGGTTTCAGTACAATATGCTTTAGGTACGGGGCCCAAATCACTGCCAACTTACGAAGATCAGCCGATAGGCAAGAGTATCGTGGACCAGATTGTTTCAGCGGGAGGCATTGTGCTGCCGCAGCCGCAAAAACCGGATTTAGTACTGGCGGTGCATACTTCGCCGGATGGTCACACAGATGAAGCCGAATGGGTCAGCAATATTACCTACGCCAGCGCGGGAACAAAGCAGTTTGTGGCTAATGTTGCCAAAGATCTTGCCAAAGGGCAGGCGGTGGCTATCGGGAATATTTCTTTTGTAAACGGTTCGGATAATTCGTTGATGCAGGAATTGAGCGAGCAGAAGCTGCTGGGCAAACTGACAGCGTATTCCGGCTGGAATACGCCGAGCAATACCTTGGGCTTCGCTATTTCTCAAGGCATGTTGGCGCCGCAGATGACGACAGCGTCAAGGCAGAAACTGCTGGCGGAACGCTATTTGGATGATTGGGCGTATCAGGCCAACATTCGCAGTCAGCTGAATCGGGAAATCGTTTACGCTAAAGGCGGCAGCCTGGTGCAACTGGATGCTCTTGAGGGAGAATTGACTGTAGCGGCGCAGAAGAAACTGCGTGAATTCGCCAAACAGCATTTGGACTTTTTGAAGCCGGAACAAGTGCAAGTGAGCTTCCCTTGGAACCGGATGTTTGAAATTGATGTGCGGATTACACCGCCGCAAAAATAA
- a CDS encoding DMT family transporter, with protein sequence MSHVHGVLVLVALLWGLNPPVMKLGLEEVPPMAYNAIRMLAALAVGWIVFRRAAVWLPLRREDLRLLAVSSFGFFSFQIFFTFGVQLTTAGNASLILGLLPVSVAIINRIHGLEGIRRLTVAGIVVSLLGVLVMVWGAGKEFSLAGPHVLGGLLLLCAQLGYGYYTVFSRLLLVRYSPYQVTAYVILTTTILFVLVALPDMLAVDWSALSTVAWSSVLYSGVFPLSLANGLWVWDTGKVGSTTASLYNNLAPVFAVAAGYAFLGEAFGGVQVLGAGVIFAGLYLTRWAQRRP encoded by the coding sequence ATGTCGCATGTGCACGGAGTGTTAGTATTGGTTGCGTTGCTGTGGGGGCTCAATCCGCCGGTAATGAAATTGGGATTGGAAGAAGTGCCCCCTATGGCGTATAATGCCATTCGCATGCTGGCGGCCTTGGCGGTGGGGTGGATTGTCTTCCGGCGGGCGGCGGTATGGCTGCCTTTAAGGCGTGAGGACTTGCGGCTGCTGGCGGTGTCCAGTTTCGGCTTTTTCTCGTTTCAGATTTTTTTTACCTTTGGCGTACAACTGACGACGGCCGGAAATGCCTCTTTGATTTTAGGGTTGCTCCCTGTGAGTGTGGCGATCATCAATCGCATACATGGCCTGGAGGGCATTCGGCGCTTGACGGTGGCGGGGATTGTTGTTTCTCTGCTGGGCGTGCTGGTTATGGTTTGGGGGGCTGGCAAGGAGTTTAGTTTGGCAGGACCGCATGTATTGGGAGGCTTGCTTTTGCTTTGCGCTCAGCTAGGCTATGGATACTATACGGTTTTTTCCCGGCTGCTGCTCGTGCGATATTCGCCGTACCAGGTTACGGCGTACGTGATCTTGACGACGACGATCTTATTTGTACTAGTGGCGTTGCCGGATATGCTGGCGGTGGATTGGTCTGCGCTGTCGACGGTGGCCTGGAGCAGCGTCCTTTATTCCGGCGTGTTTCCGCTTAGTCTGGCCAATGGTCTTTGGGTATGGGATACTGGCAAGGTGGGGAGTACAACGGCCTCTCTTTATAATAATTTGGCGCCGGTCTTCGCCGTGGCGGCGGGATATGCATTTCTGGGCGAAGCCTTCGGCGGCGTCCAAGTATTGGGCGCGGGAGTTATTTTTGCCGGTCTGTATTTGACGCGCTGGGCCCAAAGGCGCCCGTGA
- the phnD gene encoding phosphate/phosphite/phosphonate ABC transporter substrate-binding protein — protein MKERRVLAAAVAVIAAVMAAVAQQAGLWAVVLATVAGGIGVFYLSGSRGGAETVSKPLVGVAVSEKKQGYGNDLYSLAETMGFISQQLVWLVGKSTTALQQLSVHTQKVADASHHNASGLEEASASTEEMAASAELVSVSSGEALEECRRSTQLAVGNRQEVRALASDMLQVAHIVEEASKSIGQLEEASRRIVDSVGSIHAIADQTNLLALNAAIEAARAGEQGRGFAVVAEEVRKLAGESAVISKEIATTVGEMAQRTQAVTQAMQGAQTALQGVDEAAGRSEKALDEIVASMGGIEKSVERLAQASDEQRHGAAEMATVLEELSRATVEIAASTQEALDSVTSQEKTAEEILQQAKKMAESVDGMQEFASHFKQSEDLIFAVNPFAAPQVIRERYVPVLEEVARQVGKKARVIIVSDYDALGRALANGTADIGWFSPFAYIAARERHGVRPLVTPVVNGSPSYHGLIIARKDRRLQTLESLDGKRFAFVDPQSASGYVYPKAMLLEQGKNPERFFGETRFLGSHNRVIDAVLSGQMDAGATYTEAMDAARAAGSAVHELMEVARTEAIPKDAIAARADVDKELTQAISEAFVRLSSAGGQELLRKSQIDGFVRSDDAAYDVIRRAAKVTQ, from the coding sequence ATGAAAGAGAGGCGTGTTTTAGCGGCGGCGGTCGCGGTTATCGCGGCTGTAATGGCGGCTGTGGCGCAACAGGCAGGTTTGTGGGCGGTCGTGCTGGCTACAGTAGCAGGGGGGATTGGCGTTTTTTATTTGAGCGGAAGCAGAGGCGGTGCGGAGACCGTTTCTAAACCGCTTGTCGGAGTGGCTGTTAGCGAGAAAAAGCAAGGGTATGGCAATGACTTATATTCCTTGGCGGAGACGATGGGATTTATTTCTCAGCAATTGGTTTGGTTAGTAGGGAAAAGCACAACGGCTTTGCAGCAGTTGAGCGTACATACGCAGAAAGTGGCTGATGCCAGTCATCACAACGCCAGTGGTTTAGAGGAGGCCTCGGCCAGCACCGAAGAAATGGCCGCCTCGGCGGAACTTGTCAGCGTGTCCAGCGGTGAAGCCCTAGAAGAATGTCGCCGATCGACGCAGCTTGCCGTAGGCAATCGGCAGGAGGTGCGCGCGTTGGCGTCGGATATGCTGCAGGTGGCGCATATTGTGGAAGAGGCTTCGAAGTCTATAGGGCAATTGGAGGAAGCGTCCCGCCGTATTGTGGATAGTGTTGGCAGCATACATGCTATTGCGGATCAAACTAATCTTTTGGCTCTAAATGCGGCTATTGAGGCGGCTCGAGCCGGTGAGCAGGGGCGCGGTTTTGCGGTAGTAGCGGAAGAAGTACGCAAGCTGGCTGGTGAAAGCGCTGTTATCAGCAAGGAGATCGCTACGACCGTCGGAGAAATGGCCCAGCGTACGCAGGCTGTGACACAGGCTATGCAAGGAGCGCAAACGGCGTTGCAAGGCGTGGATGAAGCGGCTGGGCGTTCGGAAAAAGCGTTGGATGAAATCGTAGCTTCTATGGGAGGCATTGAAAAATCAGTGGAGCGTTTGGCACAGGCTTCGGATGAGCAGCGTCACGGAGCTGCGGAGATGGCGACTGTGCTGGAGGAACTTAGCCGCGCCACTGTGGAGATTGCTGCGAGTACGCAAGAAGCCTTGGATAGCGTTACTTCCCAGGAAAAAACAGCGGAAGAAATCTTGCAGCAGGCGAAGAAGATGGCGGAATCGGTAGACGGCATGCAGGAATTCGCCAGCCATTTTAAGCAGTCTGAGGATTTGATTTTTGCAGTTAATCCTTTCGCAGCGCCCCAGGTGATTCGCGAGCGTTATGTGCCGGTTTTAGAGGAAGTAGCTCGGCAGGTGGGTAAAAAAGCCAGAGTAATTATTGTTTCAGATTATGACGCCCTGGGACGCGCCTTGGCTAACGGCACCGCCGACATTGGATGGTTTTCGCCATTTGCCTATATTGCAGCCAGGGAGCGTCATGGAGTGCGACCGCTTGTGACGCCTGTCGTCAACGGCAGTCCTTCTTACCATGGTTTGATTATTGCTCGTAAGGACAGACGGCTTCAGACATTGGAATCCTTGGACGGCAAGCGCTTTGCTTTTGTAGACCCGCAGTCCGCATCAGGTTATGTATATCCTAAAGCCATGTTGCTGGAACAAGGGAAGAACCCGGAACGCTTTTTCGGTGAAACGCGCTTTTTGGGTAGCCATAACCGGGTGATTGACGCCGTCTTGTCAGGACAAATGGATGCTGGCGCTACTTATACGGAAGCGATGGATGCGGCGCGTGCGGCGGGTTCGGCGGTACATGAATTGATGGAAGTGGCCCGAACGGAGGCCATTCCTAAAGACGCTATTGCAGCCCGGGCTGACGTGGATAAAGAATTGACGCAGGCTATCAGCGAAGCGTTTGTTCGTTTAAGCTCAGCGGGAGGTCAGGAGTTGCTGCGCAAAAGTCAAATCGACGGCTTTGTACGTAGTGATGACGCGGCATATGATGTCATTCGCCGAGCGGCTAAGGTAACGCAGTAA
- a CDS encoding exonuclease SbcCD subunit D, with translation MRFLHTSDWHLGRLFHGVHLTEDQAYVLEQLVALAKEAKVDAVLVAGDIYDRAVPPAEAVELLNEVLRKLVLECALPTVLIAGNHDSPERLGFGSALLARQGLHVAGPLQARQPALILEDMAGPVHILSLPYAEPAAVRYALGEEAADHDAALHCQIAAALANVPQGVRKVAVAHAFVAGGAASDSERPLSVGGSGMVGADAFAAFDYTALGHLHGCQQSGHKVRYSGSLLKYSFQEAEQTKGVHLVDLAADGAVSVETVRLTPRRDVVCWQGNFQELLARSKCSDYLMVTLTDDAPVLDAKGRLQQHHPEILHLEYARLQKLKEQQGVQDHRRLGPEELFACFFREVAGREWKREEEALFAALVEEEYRRQREVGL, from the coding sequence ATGCGCTTTTTACATACATCGGATTGGCATTTAGGCCGTCTGTTTCACGGCGTGCATTTAACGGAGGATCAGGCTTATGTTTTGGAACAACTGGTGGCTTTAGCCAAAGAAGCCAAGGTAGACGCCGTACTCGTAGCCGGAGATATTTATGACCGGGCGGTGCCACCGGCGGAAGCAGTGGAACTTTTGAACGAGGTACTGCGTAAGTTGGTGTTGGAGTGCGCTTTGCCGACGGTATTGATCGCCGGCAATCACGACAGTCCGGAGCGGCTGGGTTTTGGGAGCGCTCTTTTGGCGCGCCAGGGGTTGCATGTGGCAGGCCCGCTGCAGGCGCGGCAGCCTGCGCTTATCTTAGAAGACATGGCCGGTCCTGTGCATATTTTATCCTTGCCTTATGCCGAGCCGGCGGCCGTTCGCTACGCTTTGGGGGAGGAAGCGGCCGATCATGATGCGGCTCTGCACTGCCAAATAGCGGCTGCCTTGGCAAACGTGCCGCAGGGAGTCCGCAAGGTGGCGGTAGCGCATGCTTTTGTGGCTGGCGGAGCGGCCAGCGATTCGGAACGTCCCTTGTCCGTGGGCGGCAGCGGTATGGTGGGGGCGGACGCTTTTGCGGCCTTTGACTATACGGCATTAGGCCATTTACACGGCTGTCAGCAAAGCGGCCATAAGGTTCGCTATTCCGGTTCGCTGCTGAAATACTCTTTTCAAGAGGCGGAGCAGACTAAGGGCGTTCATTTGGTGGATCTGGCGGCGGATGGCGCTGTATCGGTGGAAACGGTGCGCTTGACGCCGCGGCGTGATGTGGTGTGCTGGCAGGGAAACTTCCAGGAGCTGTTGGCTCGGTCTAAGTGCAGCGATTATTTGATGGTGACCCTAACAGACGATGCGCCGGTGCTTGACGCCAAGGGGCGGCTGCAGCAGCATCATCCGGAAATTCTGCATTTAGAATACGCCCGCTTGCAAAAGCTGAAGGAGCAGCAAGGCGTGCAGGATCATCGCCGTTTGGGACCGGAAGAGCTGTTTGCCTGCTTTTTCCGTGAAGTGGCTGGGCGGGAATGGAAGCGCGAAGAAGAGGCGCTTTTTGCCGCTTTAGTAGAAGAAGAATATCGGCGGCAGCGGGAGGTGGGCTTATGA